A segment of the Microbacterium luteolum genome:
CGAGGCGAGGACATGACGGTCGCAGAGGTTCGTCGGGGTCGCCAGGCCCGCGACTACCTCGCGGTGATGAGCCCGCACATGAGCATGCCCACCAACTACCCGAGCGAAAGGTGGACCGGACACCCGCTGCTCCTCCTCGGGGCGAAGATCACGCCGCGCAATGCTGATCGCCTACGCCAGCTCGGCGTCAACTTCCTGGACGCGAACGGGAACGCATATCTCGCGTTCGACGACGTGCTCATCGACGTCCGCGGCCGAAGTGGAGACCCCATCGCAGCGCTGCATCGAGAGAAGCCGGCCGCGTCGAATCTCTTCAGTCCGAAACGAGCCCAGGTGATCTTCGCCCTGCTCAGCTGGCCTGACATCGTCAACGCCAAGCTTCGCGAGATCGCGGACACCGCAAAGGTGTCTGTCGGCTTCGCTCAGAAGACGCTCGTCGACCTGGAAGCGGCGAACTACCTCCAAGCGTTCGGGGGCGGGCGGCACGGCCGACGCTTGAACAACGTCGATGCCCTCGTGGACGGCTGGGTCGCTTCGTTCCCTGCAGGACTGGGTTCACCGGAGAACACGCGCGCCTTTCAAGGGAGTTTCGATCCGGACGGGCTTTCGGAGGACGGCCCGGAGATCTACCTGAGTGGCGAAGCAGCTGCCGAGTGGATACCGCGCCACACCACCTGGAGCCTCTACTGCGACGACATCCCCCGTCAGGCAGCAGCTGCCGGGAGGTGGACGGCACGCGCGAGCAACCCCAACATCTTCGTGCGTCCACTGTTCTGGAACGCGCCGCAGGACGATGTGATGAGGCGCGTTCGGATCGCTCCTCCCCTGCTGGTCTATGCCGACCTCATCGCCTCGGGGGAATCCCGCCAACG
Coding sequences within it:
- a CDS encoding type IV toxin-antitoxin system AbiEi family antitoxin encodes the protein MEGDLIDALRTHADRYGIGLSGLEPLARGEDMTVAEVRRGRQARDYLAVMSPHMSMPTNYPSERWTGHPLLLLGAKITPRNADRLRQLGVNFLDANGNAYLAFDDVLIDVRGRSGDPIAALHREKPAASNLFSPKRAQVIFALLSWPDIVNAKLREIADTAKVSVGFAQKTLVDLEAANYLQAFGGGRHGRRLNNVDALVDGWVASFPAGLGSPENTRAFQGSFDPDGLSEDGPEIYLSGEAAAEWIPRHTTWSLYCDDIPRQAAAAGRWTARASNPNIFVRPLFWNAPQDDVMRRVRIAPPLLVYADLIASGESRQREAAERYRSEHVGLHARKPPTV